A genome region from Sporomusaceae bacterium includes the following:
- a CDS encoding SprT family zinc-dependent metalloprotease, whose protein sequence is MEDLVIGAHRLAVSVAYSRRRTVRIRLAAADLIEVAAPLRLPQAEIAALLRGREAWIARQLAKLAAVAASPVNAAAEPGAELLYLGEARRLTVLWGGVGRAEVDAEDGRIFAHLPATPAGAQATALVTALRHWYIERARAVLTERTAHWAGALGVRPRRIFIREQRSRWGSCSSRGNVSYNWRVVMAPPAVVDYLVVHELCHMKEANHSAAFWRLVGEADPDYKEHRRWLRSHGALLTRLFADG, encoded by the coding sequence ATGGAGGATTTGGTGATCGGCGCTCACCGGCTGGCGGTGAGTGTGGCGTACAGCCGCCGCCGGACGGTGAGGATCAGGTTGGCGGCGGCCGACCTTATTGAGGTGGCGGCGCCGCTGAGGCTGCCGCAGGCGGAGATCGCGGCGCTGCTGAGGGGCCGGGAGGCGTGGATCGCGCGGCAGCTGGCGAAGCTGGCGGCGGTGGCGGCGAGCCCGGTGAATGCTGCGGCGGAGCCGGGGGCGGAGCTGCTGTATCTGGGGGAGGCGCGCAGGCTGACTGTGCTGTGGGGCGGCGTGGGCCGGGCCGAGGTGGACGCGGAGGATGGGCGGATTTTCGCGCATTTGCCGGCGACGCCGGCGGGGGCGCAGGCGACGGCGCTGGTGACGGCGCTGCGGCATTGGTATATAGAGCGGGCGCGGGCGGTGCTGACGGAGCGTACGGCGCACTGGGCCGGGGCTTTGGGTGTGCGGCCGCGGCGGATTTTCATCCGCGAGCAGAGAAGCCGCTGGGGGAGTTGTTCGTCCCGCGGCAATGTTAGTTATAATTGGCGGGTGGTGATGGCGCCGCCGGCGGTGGTGGATTATTTGGTGGTCCACGAGCTTTGCCATATGAAGGAGGCTAATCATTCGGCGGCTTTTTGGCGGCTGGTGGGCGAGGCTGATCCTGATTATAAGGAGCACCGCCGGTGGCTCAGGAGCCACGGGGCTTTATTGACGCGGCTGTTCGCGGACGGGTAG
- a CDS encoding C-GCAxxG-C-C family (seleno)protein: MDQQQTRAQQLARARYKEGYNCAEAVLRAFREELNLDLDDNAIKIATGFGGGFGQAGCACGALSGAVMVLSLLQGRTSADQSRDAIYASAREFHNIFAGHFGATCCRALNRNKYGTPEQKSTCYRITGETAELLAQYLAAKGLLPVREQPRQ, encoded by the coding sequence ATGGACCAACAACAGACCAGAGCCCAGCAGCTCGCCCGCGCCCGCTACAAAGAAGGCTACAACTGCGCCGAAGCCGTCCTGCGCGCCTTCCGCGAAGAACTAAACCTCGACCTCGACGACAACGCCATAAAAATCGCCACCGGCTTCGGCGGCGGCTTCGGCCAGGCCGGCTGCGCCTGCGGAGCCCTCAGCGGCGCCGTCATGGTCCTCAGCCTGCTCCAGGGGCGGACAAGCGCCGACCAGAGCCGCGACGCCATATACGCCAGCGCCCGCGAATTCCATAATATCTTCGCTGGCCACTTCGGCGCCACCTGCTGCCGGGCCCTCAACCGCAACAAATACGGCACCCCCGAACAAAAAAGCACCTGCTACCGCATCACTGGCGAAACCGCCGAGCTCCTCGCCCAATACCTCGCCGCCAAAGGCCTGCTACCCGTCCGCGAACAGCCGCGTCAATAA
- a CDS encoding NADH:flavin oxidoreductase, with amino-acid sequence MSVLFDPVMIGSMKLKNRFVRSATQDFLGEPDGEVSEREVALYGELAANEVGLIITAHSYVQHPLGRASVNQNAIYDDRFVAGYRRLAAAVHAHGAALVVQVSHAGRQTPPDWPTGQETVAPSAVTDTSNGLTPRALTEEEIWSLVDAYAAAVDRAKDAGCDGAQLHVAHGYLLSSFLSPYTNRRTDMWGGSLENRIRILGEIMQRARRAAGDAFPILAKLNSTDGMPGEGYLTLPDVVATAKALEDWGIAAIEVSGGIREAKGVMSAPGVVRPEQEAYFAAAAKAVKAAVSVPVILVGGLRSLAVMERVVAEGAADLAALSRPLVREPDLVARFRQGTATKASCVSCNACFNPAGLKCWLPAK; translated from the coding sequence GTGAGTGTGTTGTTCGATCCCGTGATGATCGGCAGTATGAAGCTGAAGAACAGGTTCGTGCGGTCGGCGACCCAGGATTTTCTGGGCGAGCCGGACGGCGAGGTCTCGGAGCGGGAGGTGGCGCTGTACGGCGAGCTGGCGGCGAATGAGGTGGGGCTGATTATCACCGCCCATTCGTATGTGCAGCATCCGCTGGGGCGGGCGAGCGTGAATCAGAACGCGATTTACGACGACCGTTTCGTAGCCGGGTACAGGCGATTGGCGGCGGCGGTGCACGCCCACGGGGCGGCGCTGGTGGTGCAGGTGTCGCACGCGGGGCGGCAGACGCCGCCGGATTGGCCGACGGGCCAGGAGACGGTGGCGCCGTCGGCGGTGACGGATACTTCGAACGGTCTGACGCCAAGGGCGCTGACGGAGGAGGAGATCTGGTCGCTGGTGGACGCGTACGCGGCGGCGGTGGACCGGGCGAAGGACGCCGGCTGCGACGGGGCTCAGCTGCATGTGGCGCACGGGTATCTGCTGTCGTCGTTTCTGTCGCCGTATACCAACCGCCGCACGGATATGTGGGGCGGCAGTCTGGAGAACCGCATCCGCATCCTGGGTGAGATTATGCAGCGGGCCCGCCGGGCGGCGGGGGACGCGTTCCCGATCCTGGCGAAGCTGAATTCGACGGACGGTATGCCCGGCGAGGGTTATCTGACGCTGCCGGATGTGGTGGCGACGGCGAAGGCGCTGGAGGACTGGGGCATCGCGGCGATCGAGGTGAGCGGCGGCATCCGCGAGGCTAAGGGCGTGATGTCGGCGCCGGGGGTGGTGCGGCCGGAGCAGGAGGCGTATTTCGCGGCGGCGGCCAAGGCTGTGAAGGCGGCGGTTAGTGTGCCGGTTATCCTGGTCGGCGGGCTTAGGTCGCTGGCGGTGATGGAACGGGTGGTGGCCGAGGGCGCGGCCGATCTGGCGGCGCTGTCGCGGCCGCTGGTGAGGGAACCCGATTTGGTGGCGCGCTTCAGGCAGGGAACGGCAACGAAGGCGTCGTGCGTGTCGTGTAACGCGTGCTTCAATCCGGCGGGGCTGAAATGCTGGCTGCCGGCGAAATAG
- a CDS encoding substrate-binding domain-containing protein — protein MRRLLLAMLTAVLALALLAGCGGPKAEAPKPAPKQANPDVILATTTSTQDSGLLDVLIPAFEKKTGYKIKTIAVGSGQAIAMGQKGEADVLLTHAPDAEKKVVEAGAVVNRRLVMHNDFIIVGPAADPAKVKGKKAKEALESFAKTQAIFISRGDNSGTHQLEKKLWAQAGIKPAGAWYQEAGAGMGQTLKIASEKNGYAVTDRATFLAHKKNVALDILVEGDSVLLNIYHVMEVNPAKFAKVNKDGAKAFADFLLSAEGQEMIKVFGKDKYGQPLFFADGGKTEKDLTGK, from the coding sequence ATGAGGAGATTGCTGTTGGCGATGCTGACTGCGGTTTTGGCGCTGGCGCTGCTGGCGGGCTGCGGCGGACCGAAGGCCGAGGCTCCCAAGCCGGCGCCGAAGCAGGCCAACCCGGATGTTATCCTGGCGACGACGACGAGTACCCAGGACAGCGGCCTGCTGGATGTGCTGATCCCGGCGTTCGAGAAGAAGACTGGCTATAAGATCAAGACAATTGCCGTCGGCTCGGGCCAGGCGATCGCGATGGGGCAGAAAGGCGAGGCCGACGTGCTGCTGACCCATGCCCCGGATGCGGAGAAGAAGGTTGTCGAGGCCGGGGCGGTGGTTAACCGCCGCCTGGTGATGCATAACGATTTCATTATCGTGGGGCCGGCGGCCGACCCGGCGAAGGTAAAAGGCAAGAAGGCTAAGGAAGCTCTGGAGAGCTTTGCCAAGACGCAGGCGATTTTCATTTCCCGCGGCGATAATTCGGGCACCCATCAGTTGGAGAAGAAGCTGTGGGCGCAGGCGGGGATAAAGCCGGCCGGGGCGTGGTACCAGGAGGCGGGGGCCGGCATGGGCCAGACGCTGAAGATTGCCAGCGAGAAGAACGGCTATGCGGTGACCGACCGGGCGACTTTCCTGGCCCATAAGAAGAATGTGGCGCTCGATATTCTTGTGGAGGGCGACTCGGTACTGCTGAATATTTATCACGTGATGGAGGTCAACCCGGCGAAGTTCGCGAAAGTGAACAAGGACGGGGCCAAGGCGTTCGCCGATTTCCTGCTGTCGGCCGAGGGCCAGGAGATGATCAAGGTTTTCGGCAAGGATAAGTACGGCCAGCCGCTGTTCTTCGCCGACGGCGGCAAGACGGAGAAGGATTTGACCGGGAAGTAG
- a CDS encoding dihydrodipicolinate synthase family protein has translation MELKGVFPAMVTPLTPDEQVDKAAYRRVVRYCLEGGVHGVVVLGTTGEFPAMTDAMRHDAIETALDEVKGSVPVLIGCGDTGTKKTLAQIKAAAAYKADAVLVAMPYYYPLDQAAVARHFQAVAEASALPVILYNFPQMTKTAIAPDTLEKLAAHPNIIGVKDSAGDFVAMQRYLDLTAGRAFAVMSGNPALGLAAYLLGAKGGIYAGCSMVPKLCADVYNAFSRGDLPAALDLQKRASLIPLMGGFGPAPAVIKLVLSKLGICDPTVSAPLGLAPGQEDKIFAWARKLGVQVQ, from the coding sequence ATGGAACTCAAGGGTGTATTTCCGGCGATGGTCACCCCCCTCACCCCGGACGAGCAAGTAGACAAAGCCGCCTACCGGCGCGTCGTCCGCTACTGCCTCGAAGGCGGCGTCCACGGCGTCGTCGTCCTCGGCACCACCGGCGAATTCCCCGCCATGACCGACGCCATGCGCCACGACGCCATCGAAACCGCCCTCGACGAAGTCAAAGGAAGCGTACCCGTCCTCATCGGCTGCGGCGACACCGGCACAAAGAAAACCCTCGCCCAGATCAAGGCGGCTGCCGCCTACAAAGCCGACGCCGTCCTCGTCGCCATGCCCTACTACTACCCCCTCGACCAGGCTGCCGTCGCCCGCCACTTCCAGGCCGTCGCCGAAGCCTCGGCCCTGCCCGTCATCCTCTACAACTTCCCCCAGATGACCAAAACGGCCATCGCCCCCGACACCCTCGAAAAACTAGCCGCCCACCCCAACATCATCGGCGTCAAAGACAGCGCCGGCGACTTCGTCGCCATGCAGCGCTACCTCGACCTCACCGCCGGCCGCGCCTTCGCCGTCATGTCCGGCAACCCCGCCCTCGGCCTCGCCGCCTACCTCCTCGGCGCCAAAGGCGGCATCTACGCCGGCTGCAGCATGGTCCCCAAACTCTGCGCCGACGTCTATAACGCCTTCAGCCGCGGCGACCTTCCCGCCGCCCTGGACCTCCAGAAACGCGCCTCCCTCATCCCCCTCATGGGCGGCTTCGGTCCCGCCCCCGCCGTCATCAAGCTCGTCCTCAGCAAACTCGGCATCTGCGACCCCACCGTATCCGCGCCGCTGGGATTGGCCCCTGGCCAAGAAGACAAAATCTTCGCCTGGGCCCGCAAGTTGGGAGTCCAAGTTCAATAG
- a CDS encoding L,D-transpeptidase has translation MRLVLCLSLLLTSFCGSSHASPEIYINIPEYKLTVIDKGQAVRSYDIAVGTPYEQTPAGSFAVFVKQEYPVWYPGAKFADRTPVPPGPDNPLGSRWMEFAPSYGIHGTNVDWSISYPVSGGCIRMHDADARELYERVDIGTPVTVVYETLVLVEKRDGLYLKVLPDIYGRQTSSRERFLKLFSPLATHWRTVREPVFPLKEAEDAYEVKFAVRKILPAGWPVAELAAQPAQPSAAPPLPK, from the coding sequence TTGCGTTTGGTCCTTTGCCTGAGCCTGCTTTTGACGAGTTTTTGCGGCAGCAGTCACGCCAGTCCCGAGATTTATATCAATATTCCTGAGTATAAGCTCACGGTGATTGACAAAGGACAAGCGGTAAGAAGCTACGATATTGCGGTGGGTACGCCTTACGAGCAGACGCCGGCCGGCAGTTTCGCGGTGTTTGTGAAGCAGGAATACCCTGTCTGGTACCCTGGCGCGAAGTTCGCCGACCGCACGCCGGTGCCGCCCGGACCGGATAACCCTCTGGGCAGCCGCTGGATGGAGTTCGCGCCTTCGTACGGCATCCACGGGACGAATGTGGATTGGTCGATAAGCTACCCGGTGTCGGGGGGCTGTATCCGTATGCACGACGCGGATGCCCGCGAGCTTTACGAGCGGGTGGATATCGGTACGCCGGTGACGGTGGTGTACGAGACGCTGGTGCTGGTGGAGAAGAGGGACGGGCTGTATCTTAAGGTGCTGCCGGATATTTACGGACGGCAGACGTCGAGCCGCGAGCGTTTCCTAAAGCTTTTTTCGCCGCTGGCCACGCACTGGCGGACGGTGCGCGAGCCTGTTTTCCCGCTGAAGGAAGCGGAGGATGCTTATGAGGTAAAGTTCGCCGTGCGGAAGATATTACCTGCCGGCTGGCCGGTGGCGGAGCTTGCCGCGCAGCCGGCGCAGCCGAGCGCGGCGCCGCCGCTTCCCAAGTGA
- a CDS encoding nitroreductase family protein translates to MLVSEALVRRRAIRDYDPGFVIGDDVLARLFSLVKLAPSAMNLQPWEFIVVRDAAAKKKLRACAMDQYQIELASATVIVMGNTDMLAHFEPVYADLVSLGGTTPERVEGSRRYVKRFDDDLRYRELWATRNAALAAMALMLAAQELGLDSGPMDGFYPDKILAAFAVPGNYLPVMLVTLGRRAKEPPYPRQWRRDFAAMVHLDAFGEKKGRAIVPSEEC, encoded by the coding sequence ATGTTGGTTTCCGAGGCGCTCGTCCGCCGCCGCGCGATCCGCGATTACGATCCGGGGTTCGTTATCGGCGACGATGTTTTGGCCCGCCTGTTTTCGCTGGTGAAGCTCGCTCCGTCGGCGATGAATTTGCAGCCGTGGGAGTTTATCGTGGTGCGGGATGCGGCGGCGAAGAAGAAGCTGCGGGCCTGCGCGATGGATCAGTACCAGATCGAGCTGGCGTCGGCGACGGTGATTGTGATGGGCAATACCGATATGCTGGCCCATTTCGAGCCGGTGTACGCGGATCTGGTGTCGCTGGGCGGTACGACGCCGGAGCGGGTGGAGGGCTCGCGCCGTTATGTGAAGAGGTTTGACGATGATTTGCGCTACCGCGAGCTGTGGGCGACGCGCAACGCGGCGCTGGCGGCGATGGCGCTTATGCTGGCGGCGCAGGAGCTGGGCCTCGATTCGGGGCCGATGGATGGGTTTTACCCGGATAAGATTCTGGCGGCGTTCGCCGTGCCGGGAAATTATCTGCCGGTGATGCTGGTGACGCTGGGCCGGCGGGCGAAGGAGCCCCCGTATCCCCGCCAGTGGCGGCGGGATTTCGCCGCTATGGTGCATCTGGATGCTTTCGGCGAAAAAAAAGGACGGGCTATTGTCCCGTCCGAGGAGTGTTAG
- a CDS encoding MFS transporter produces the protein MNNCCDGVKNAGRRAGGSALMLAAFAAGWAVLYADRTALYPLLSVIAGEFALSSTEVGLLTSTYFLLYLVLQIPAGMAGDRWGLKRVLLVTYALAGAGVIGLGLAGANYAWLLFFVGLHGLGAGGYYPAAYGTMLQVVPPERRGISAAVVGTGMAAGLLAGLAMSGPVFEWLGSWRAPFVLLSIPTFLMLGFFQLAVPEVKSAAACSWRDYRAILGDRELWLINIVTFTALYGFWVAVTWGPTFLKLERGFSLGQAGLYTGLVALTALPAGLLWGRLSDRYGRKPLALMVLPCAALTLGTLSQVTSPPAIIAALLAFGLFSNSAFTPIMAAWTGDIVSRRYPGLMGAAIGVFNFVVMSAAIVAPTVSGFLRDATGSLVPAMLAGSALVLCGSLLLLLLPGKAAEETNKTGP, from the coding sequence ATGAACAATTGTTGTGACGGGGTTAAGAATGCGGGACGCCGGGCCGGCGGGAGCGCGCTGATGCTGGCCGCTTTCGCGGCGGGCTGGGCGGTGCTGTACGCCGACCGCACGGCGCTTTATCCGCTGCTGTCGGTTATCGCCGGCGAGTTCGCGCTGTCGTCGACCGAGGTCGGTCTGCTGACAAGTACTTATTTTCTGCTTTACCTGGTGCTGCAGATTCCGGCTGGTATGGCCGGCGACCGCTGGGGCCTGAAGAGGGTGCTGTTGGTGACCTACGCCCTGGCGGGCGCAGGGGTTATCGGGCTGGGACTGGCGGGGGCGAATTATGCCTGGCTGCTGTTTTTCGTAGGGCTGCATGGTCTGGGCGCGGGAGGGTATTATCCGGCCGCGTACGGGACGATGCTGCAGGTGGTGCCGCCTGAACGGCGCGGGATCAGCGCGGCGGTGGTGGGCACGGGGATGGCGGCCGGGCTGCTGGCCGGGCTGGCGATGAGCGGGCCGGTGTTTGAGTGGCTGGGTAGCTGGCGGGCGCCTTTCGTGCTGCTGAGTATCCCGACGTTTTTGATGCTGGGCTTTTTCCAACTGGCGGTGCCGGAGGTGAAAAGCGCGGCGGCGTGTTCCTGGCGCGATTACCGGGCGATCCTGGGCGACCGCGAGCTGTGGCTGATCAATATCGTAACTTTCACCGCCTTGTACGGGTTCTGGGTGGCGGTGACGTGGGGACCTACTTTTCTCAAGCTGGAGCGCGGCTTCAGCCTGGGCCAGGCGGGCCTGTACACCGGGCTGGTGGCGTTGACGGCGCTGCCGGCGGGTCTGCTGTGGGGCCGCCTGTCGGACCGCTATGGCCGCAAGCCGCTGGCGCTGATGGTTTTGCCCTGCGCGGCGCTGACGCTGGGGACTCTGTCGCAGGTGACGAGCCCGCCGGCGATCATAGCTGCGCTGCTGGCTTTCGGGCTGTTCAGCAATTCGGCGTTTACGCCGATAATGGCGGCCTGGACGGGGGATATCGTCAGCCGGCGCTATCCGGGGCTGATGGGGGCGGCTATCGGGGTGTTCAATTTCGTGGTGATGTCGGCGGCGATTGTGGCGCCGACGGTGTCGGGGTTTCTGCGCGACGCTACCGGCTCGTTGGTGCCGGCGATGCTGGCCGGCAGCGCGCTGGTGCTGTGCGGGTCGTTGCTGCTTTTGCTGCTGCCTGGTAAGGCGGCG